A single Lolium perenne isolate Kyuss_39 chromosome 6, Kyuss_2.0, whole genome shotgun sequence DNA region contains:
- the LOC139832738 gene encoding uncharacterized protein: MGQVCQLPRLPNQSGREDWLEAWLESSPMDMCCRLLMIAWRVWYARNEITHDKPLPSIEGSKRFICSHMQSLENIRKLDPEVVIWGKLPMGIMTPPTPVMRPTVTTERWTAPPMGRLKLNVDGAYVAQSGEAGVGIILRNNEGVACLAACQRLQFCSSALDAELQACLMGVRLALDHCNEDILVETDSLELVRMALGKLKDGSSLGPAVEDLKLLLEEERIISFSKIPRSCNSVSHELARNT, translated from the coding sequence ATGGGCCAAGTCTGCCAACTACCGAGATTACCAAATCAAAGTGGACGTGAGGACTGGCTGGAAGCGTGGCTAGAGTCATCCCCGATGGACATGTGTTGTAGGTTACTCATGATCGCGTGGAGGGTCTGGTATGCTCGCAATGAAATCACCCATGATAAACCCTTGCCTTCAATCGAAGGGTCCAAGCGATTCATATGCAGCCACATGCAATCTTTGGAAAATATTCGCAAGCTAGATCCTGAGGTGGTCATCTGGGGCAAGCTGCCGATGGGAATCATGACACCTCCGACCCCTGTCATGAGACCAACTGTTACAACTGAAAGATGGACAGCTCCCCCCATGGGACGTCTGAAACTGAATGTGGATGGAGCATATGTTGCCCAGTCAGGGGAGGCAGGTGTAGGTATCATTCTACGCAATAACGAAGGGGTGGCCTGCTTAGCCGCCTGTCAACGTCTGCAGTTTTGCTCCTCAGCTCTTGATGCGGAATTGCAGGCATGTCTGATGGGGGTGCGCCTGGCACTTGATCATTGTAATGAAGACATACTGGTGGAAACTGATAGCTTGGAGCTGGTGCGTATGGCGCTAGGAAAACTGAAGGATGGATCTAGTCTGGGGCCTGCAGTGGAAGACCTGAAGCTATTACTAGAGGAGGAACGCATTATTTCCTTTTCAAAAATACCTAGGTCTTGTAATAGTGTAAGTCATGAACTTGCTAGAAATACCTAG